GTCGGTTACGATAATTTCTCCATTAAAAATATTTACATTTAACCTAGAACGACCATCTGGATCATTTCTTACGGTTACATTAGGACTCTTTCTTAGTCTAGATAAAAGTTGCTGGTCGCGTTCATTTTGATTACATGAATAAAAAGGTAACGTTCCGAAAAGCATCCAAACTGATTCGTCACGAATATCGAGTAAATGATGAATAGCATCACGCATTTCATCAAGAGATAGAACTTCTAAAGTGCTCGCGAAATCACTTGAATACATTGGGTGAACTTCGTGTCGCTGACATTTCATTTCATGGACGATCTGTTTATGGATAGAAGCTAAATAAGGCAGTGTACGTTTGTTTAACATCGTTTCAGCTGAGACAATCACACCTGCTTCTACTAAAGAACGACTGTTTTCAATCATTCGTTCAAAATATTTGGCTCTTTGTTCTCTCGTTGGCTTTTTTTCCATCATCGCAAAGCCACCGTCTACAAAATCATCAATGGTTCCCCAATTGTGGGAAATATGTAACACATCAAGATAAGGAATGATTAACTCGTAACGTGATAAAGGTAACGTTAAGTTTGAATTGATTTGCGTTTGAATGCCTCTTTCATGAGCGTATTTCAGGATAGGAACGACATACTCTTTAACAGATTTCATCGACATCATGGGTTCTCCCCCAGTAATACTAAGAGAGCGTAGGGAAGGAACTTCATCTAATCGCTTTAGTATTAATTCAATTGGGAGGGCCTGAGGGTCTTTAGGTTGTAAAATATAGCCTACCGCGCAATGCTCACAACGCATATTACAAAGGGTAGTCGTTGTAAACTCTACATTCGTTAATTTCATTTCACCGTATTGTTCTATATCTAAATAAGCTTCCCATGGATCATAAGAAGGGTTAATTTTTTTTTGTTGATCTATAAGATGACTCATATGAATGACTCCTTTTTATCCAAAGTGAACTAACAGTAAATTTTAACACAGTTTTTCTATTTACGCTCAACGATTTTTTCATTTAAACCTCTATACATCTTATGAAAGAAGGTTTCGCTTTAAGAGTTTTTTTGTTCATCGTATAATGAAATTGGGAGTAATTTAGACAACATTTAAGGGGATGAAACGGGATGGAGAAATTTTATGAAAGCATTTACAATTTAATTGTACAAACGTCTACCAATCTACCAAATGACGTAAGGATAGCGATTAAACAAGCGAAGCTCAATGAAAGTGCGGGAACACGTTCAGCGATGAGCTTGGATACAATCTCAACAAATATACAAATGGCGGATGAAAATGTATCGCCAATTTGTCAAGATACGGGATTACCAACTTTTAAAATTAAGACGCCAGTAGGGGTTAATCAAATAAAAATAAAGGAAACAATCCATAATGCGATTATTCAAGCAACAAAAGATGGGAAACTAAGACCTAATGCCGTCGATTCATTGACGGGTAAAAACTCAGGGGATAATATAGGTGCGGGAGTACCTGTTATCAAGTTTGAACAATGGGAAAAGGACTATATTGATGTTCGATTAATCTTAAAAGGTGGGGGCTGTGAAAATAAGAATATTCAATACAGTCTTCCTTGTGAACTAGAAGGTCTAGGACGAGCAGGCCGTGATTTAGACGGGATTCGAAAGTGTATTATGCATTCTGTTTATCAAGCTCAAGGACAAGGGTGTAGTGCTGGGTTTATCGGTGTTGGAATTGGTGGAGATCGCACGTCTGGCTATGAATTAGCGAAAGAACAGCTTTTCCGTTCTGTAGATGATACGAATCCAATAGAAGAATTAAGACAATTAGAAGAGTATGTTTTAGAAAATGCCAATAAGCTAGGAATTGGTACAATGGGATTTGGGGGAGAGACTACTCTTCTAGGCTGTAAAATTGGTGCGATCCATCGTATACCTGCAAGTTTTTTTGTATCGGTAGCTTATAACTGCTGGGCTTATCGTAGACTTGGATTCAAAATAGATGCCGATTCAGGAGAAGTGATTGAGTGGCATTATCAAAATAAAACGGATGAAATTCTTAAAAAGGAACAACCTTTTGAAGAAGAAAAACAACAAGAAGTCAATGAAGTTGTTTTAGAAGCCCCCATTACAGAAGAAAAAATTCGTTCGTTAAAAGTAGGAGATGTTGTGCGAATTAATGGTCTTATGTATACGGGAAGAGATGAGATTCATAAATATTTAACAACAAATGATGCCCCAGTGGATTTAAATGGACAAATTATTTATCACTGCGGTCCAGTTATGTTGAAGGATGAGGAAGGAAATTGGCAAGTCAAAGCAGCGGGACCAACAACGAGTATTCGTGAAGAACCTTATCAAGGAGATATCATGAAAAAGTTTG
This portion of the Bacillus carboniphilus genome encodes:
- the yfkAB gene encoding radical SAM/CxCxxxxC motif protein YfkAB, which produces MSHLIDQQKKINPSYDPWEAYLDIEQYGEMKLTNVEFTTTTLCNMRCEHCAVGYILQPKDPQALPIELILKRLDEVPSLRSLSITGGEPMMSMKSVKEYVVPILKYAHERGIQTQINSNLTLPLSRYELIIPYLDVLHISHNWGTIDDFVDGGFAMMEKKPTREQRAKYFERMIENSRSLVEAGVIVSAETMLNKRTLPYLASIHKQIVHEMKCQRHEVHPMYSSDFASTLEVLSLDEMRDAIHHLLDIRDESVWMLFGTLPFYSCNQNERDQQLLSRLRKSPNVTVRNDPDGRSRLNVNIFNGEIIVTDFGDTPPLGNIQTHTLQQAYEKWTTTETAKQLSCHCPAVKCLGPNILVKNSYYQDVDFSNRKAL
- a CDS encoding fumarate hydratase, with the protein product MEKFYESIYNLIVQTSTNLPNDVRIAIKQAKLNESAGTRSAMSLDTISTNIQMADENVSPICQDTGLPTFKIKTPVGVNQIKIKETIHNAIIQATKDGKLRPNAVDSLTGKNSGDNIGAGVPVIKFEQWEKDYIDVRLILKGGGCENKNIQYSLPCELEGLGRAGRDLDGIRKCIMHSVYQAQGQGCSAGFIGVGIGGDRTSGYELAKEQLFRSVDDTNPIEELRQLEEYVLENANKLGIGTMGFGGETTLLGCKIGAIHRIPASFFVSVAYNCWAYRRLGFKIDADSGEVIEWHYQNKTDEILKKEQPFEEEKQQEVNEVVLEAPITEEKIRSLKVGDVVRINGLMYTGRDEIHKYLTTNDAPVDLNGQIIYHCGPVMLKDEEGNWQVKAAGPTTSIREEPYQGDIMKKFGIRAVMGKGGMGPKTLAALKEHGGVYLNAIGGAAQYYAECIKGVQGVDLMEFGIPEAMWHLQVQDFKAVVTMDSHGNSLHRDIDQSSLQKLEQFKAPVFS